One genomic segment of Geothermobacter hydrogeniphilus includes these proteins:
- a CDS encoding thiolase family protein, which translates to MNTAYILAAYRTPGCRAKKGKFKDMRPDDLAAEAIRGLVERTGVDSGKIDDVILGCAFPEGEQGMNMAKVAASRAGLPCSVPGMTINRFCSSGLQSIAMAAERIMAGFADCIIAGGAESMTMIPMGGSKYSANPGLVGSWPESYASMGITAELVAEKYGIAREDQDRFALASHQKAAAAIEEGRFTDEILPVEVEHVAMVGNKLQKQLETVAIDDGVRVDTSLEGLAKLKPAFRLGGSVTAGNSSQMTDGAAATLVVSEKFLKQLGKDPVARFVAFAVRGVAPELMGIGPVEAIPAALEMAGLKQDDIDLLELNEAFAAQSLAVLRELKLDPEIVNVNGGAIALGHPLGCTGAKLTATLLNELGRRGGKYGMVSMCIGGGMGGAGIFEKL; encoded by the coding sequence ATGAACACCGCATACATTCTGGCTGCCTACCGGACCCCCGGGTGCCGGGCGAAAAAGGGAAAATTCAAAGATATGCGCCCCGATGACCTTGCCGCCGAAGCGATTCGCGGTCTGGTTGAGCGGACCGGGGTCGATTCGGGAAAGATAGATGACGTCATTCTCGGCTGTGCTTTCCCGGAAGGGGAGCAGGGGATGAACATGGCCAAGGTTGCCGCCAGTCGGGCCGGATTGCCCTGTTCGGTGCCGGGTATGACCATCAACCGCTTCTGTTCTTCAGGTCTGCAGAGTATTGCCATGGCGGCTGAGCGGATCATGGCCGGTTTCGCCGATTGCATTATTGCCGGAGGCGCCGAGTCGATGACCATGATTCCCATGGGGGGGAGCAAGTACAGCGCCAATCCCGGGCTGGTGGGCAGCTGGCCGGAATCCTATGCCAGCATGGGCATCACCGCCGAATTGGTGGCGGAAAAGTACGGGATCGCCCGCGAGGACCAGGACCGGTTCGCCCTTGCCAGTCACCAAAAGGCGGCGGCTGCCATTGAGGAAGGACGTTTTACCGATGAGATTCTGCCGGTCGAGGTCGAGCATGTTGCGATGGTCGGCAACAAGCTGCAGAAACAGCTTGAGACGGTGGCCATCGATGATGGTGTCAGGGTTGATACCAGCCTCGAAGGGTTGGCGAAGCTGAAGCCCGCCTTCCGTCTCGGAGGTTCAGTGACCGCCGGCAATTCTTCGCAGATGACCGATGGTGCCGCCGCCACGCTGGTGGTCTCGGAAAAGTTTCTCAAGCAGCTCGGCAAGGATCCGGTCGCCCGTTTCGTCGCCTTTGCCGTCCGCGGAGTGGCGCCGGAACTGATGGGCATCGGTCCGGTGGAAGCGATTCCTGCCGCTCTGGAGATGGCGGGTCTGAAGCAGGATGACATCGACCTGCTGGAACTGAACGAGGCCTTTGCGGCCCAGTCCCTGGCAGTATTGCGGGAACTGAAGCTCGATCCGGAGATCGTCAACGTCAATGGCGGTGCCATCGCCCTCGGTCATCCTCTCGGCTGTACCGGGGCCAAGCTGACCGCCACCCTGCTCAATGAACTCGGCCGTCGCGGTGGGAAGTACGGCATGGTTTCCATGTGCATCGGCGGCGGCATGGGTGGCGCGGGGATCTTCGAGAAGCTTTAA
- a CDS encoding acyl-CoA dehydrogenase family protein, translating to MDRKILKGGEYLITETGCEDVFTPEDFTDEQRQIGETTEQFVANEIAPHIEEIDGGNFDLVVEGMAKAGELGLLMIDAPEEYGGLELDKATSMLVGEKIAPAGSFSVAYAAHTGIGTLPLVYYGTAEQKEKYLEKIITGEWCAAYCLTEPGSGSDALGAQATATLSEDGKHYILNGTKQFITNGGFARLYTVFAKIDKEHFTAFLVERDFEGLVVGAEEKKLGIKGSSTTQIILDNCKVPVENVLGEIGKGHKIAFNVLNVGRFKLGAGVTGAAKMALVEAIRYANERKQFGQPISSFGAIQEKIADLTADIFASESLIYRLAGLLDTKLATLDKSIDNYYEEYQKGIEEYAPECAIAKVFCSEVLARTVDEVVQIHGGYGYVAEYPAERFYRDERINRIFEGTNEVNRMLIPGMILRKAMKGELPLQAEAMKAFESLMTPSFEELDESDPFAAEKQLLANLKTLFLILSGAGVQKYMNKLVDEQEILMAAADLAIQIFAIESALLRAEKISPAVTERKRELLRAAVKVFCFNAAEIAGSAAKRGAYYIEEGDTLTMILSGVRRFSKYDASGLLQAKRALAAAAIEDEKYLF from the coding sequence ATGGACCGCAAAATACTCAAAGGCGGTGAATACCTGATTACCGAGACCGGGTGTGAAGATGTTTTTACCCCGGAGGATTTTACCGACGAACAGCGCCAGATCGGCGAGACCACTGAGCAGTTCGTGGCCAATGAGATTGCCCCGCATATCGAGGAAATCGATGGCGGCAATTTCGACCTGGTGGTCGAGGGGATGGCCAAGGCCGGCGAACTCGGCCTGCTGATGATCGATGCTCCCGAAGAGTACGGTGGACTGGAGCTTGACAAGGCGACCAGCATGCTGGTCGGCGAGAAGATCGCTCCTGCGGGCTCATTCTCGGTTGCCTATGCTGCTCATACCGGTATCGGTACCCTGCCGCTGGTCTATTACGGTACTGCAGAGCAGAAAGAGAAATATCTCGAAAAGATCATTACCGGTGAATGGTGTGCCGCCTACTGCCTGACCGAGCCCGGTTCCGGTTCCGATGCCCTCGGCGCCCAGGCAACCGCCACCCTTTCCGAGGACGGCAAGCACTACATCCTCAACGGCACCAAGCAGTTTATCACCAACGGTGGTTTCGCCAGGCTCTACACGGTCTTTGCCAAGATTGACAAAGAGCATTTCACCGCCTTCCTGGTCGAGCGGGATTTTGAGGGTCTGGTGGTCGGCGCCGAGGAAAAGAAACTCGGCATCAAGGGCTCCTCGACCACCCAGATCATCCTCGACAACTGCAAGGTTCCGGTTGAGAACGTCCTTGGCGAGATCGGCAAAGGTCACAAGATTGCCTTTAACGTCCTCAATGTCGGGCGTTTCAAGTTGGGGGCCGGGGTGACCGGAGCCGCCAAGATGGCCCTGGTAGAGGCAATCCGCTATGCCAATGAACGCAAGCAGTTCGGTCAGCCGATCAGTTCCTTCGGCGCCATCCAGGAGAAGATTGCTGACCTGACCGCCGATATTTTCGCTTCCGAATCCCTGATTTACCGCCTGGCCGGCCTGCTTGACACCAAGCTGGCCACCCTCGACAAGTCGATCGACAACTATTACGAGGAATACCAGAAGGGGATTGAAGAGTACGCTCCCGAGTGTGCCATCGCCAAGGTCTTCTGTTCCGAAGTGCTGGCCCGGACCGTGGATGAGGTGGTGCAGATCCACGGCGGCTACGGATATGTTGCCGAGTACCCCGCCGAACGCTTCTACCGTGATGAGCGGATCAACCGGATTTTCGAGGGGACCAACGAGGTCAACCGGATGCTGATTCCGGGGATGATCCTGCGCAAGGCGATGAAAGGGGAGCTGCCGCTGCAGGCCGAGGCGATGAAGGCCTTCGAGTCGCTGATGACGCCGAGCTTCGAGGAGCTGGACGAGTCAGATCCCTTTGCCGCCGAGAAACAGCTGCTGGCCAATCTCAAGACCCTGTTCCTGATTCTTTCCGGCGCCGGGGTGCAGAAATACATGAATAAACTGGTCGACGAACAGGAAATCCTGATGGCGGCGGCCGACCTGGCGATTCAGATCTTCGCCATTGAAAGTGCCCTGTTGCGTGCCGAGAAAATTTCCCCCGCGGTGACCGAACGCAAACGTGAGCTGCTCAGGGCCGCGGTCAAGGTTTTCTGTTTTAATGCCGCCGAAATCGCCGGCAGCGCCGCGAAGCGGGGTGCTTATTATATCGAGGAAGGGGATACCCTGACCATGATCCTTTCCGGCGTGCGTCGCTTCAGCAAATATGACGCCAGCGGTTTGCTGCAGGCCAAACGGGCCCTTGCGGCAGCAGCAATCGAAGACGAGAAGTATCTGTTTTAA
- a CDS encoding MBL fold metallo-hydrolase yields MTAIVQHTFDTPYPVGEVHCYSAELNGELTLFDTGPPFPEVKAALREQLDLPRLRQVFCTHCHVDHYGLAAWLEEEYGATIYVPYRDALKIKRHAERLPAIGELLYQSGFSRDYIESYRSIMEDGTVFPRFPRRMEVVEESDLPERLGFEVLPCPGHSQSDLIYATDSWAVTGDVLLEGIFQSPLFDVDLETGERFNNYQAYCCSLANLGRLRGRRICPGHRRTVASVDGVILFYIGKLLERTARVLPQLGEGNLAEIVQRLFGEMVSSPFHLYLKASEVAFMQDFLADPGRLKTALQGIGLFAPLEDAFARVVK; encoded by the coding sequence ATGACCGCCATCGTCCAGCATACTTTTGATACGCCGTACCCGGTTGGCGAAGTACACTGCTACAGTGCCGAACTGAACGGAGAGTTGACCCTGTTTGATACCGGCCCGCCCTTTCCGGAGGTGAAGGCGGCGCTCAGGGAACAGCTTGATCTTCCGCGGTTGCGCCAGGTTTTCTGCACCCATTGCCATGTCGATCATTACGGTCTGGCGGCCTGGCTGGAAGAGGAATACGGGGCGACCATTTATGTACCCTATCGGGATGCGTTGAAAATCAAGCGCCACGCCGAACGGTTGCCGGCCATCGGCGAACTGCTCTACCAGAGCGGCTTCTCCCGTGACTACATTGAGAGTTACCGCAGCATCATGGAGGACGGAACAGTTTTTCCACGATTTCCGCGGCGGATGGAGGTGGTCGAGGAGTCTGATTTGCCGGAGCGGCTCGGTTTTGAGGTTCTTCCCTGCCCGGGTCATTCCCAGTCCGACCTGATCTATGCCACAGACAGCTGGGCGGTTACCGGGGATGTGCTGCTGGAGGGAATATTTCAGTCGCCGTTGTTTGATGTCGATCTGGAAACCGGAGAGCGGTTCAACAACTATCAGGCCTACTGTTGCTCCCTGGCCAATCTCGGCCGGTTGCGTGGTCGTCGGATTTGTCCCGGTCACCGCAGGACAGTGGCCAGTGTCGACGGGGTGATTCTCTTCTACATCGGCAAATTGCTGGAACGGACTGCCCGTGTACTCCCGCAGTTGGGAGAAGGCAATCTGGCAGAAATTGTCCAGCGGTTGTTCGGTGAGATGGTGAGCAGCCCGTTTCACCTCTATCTGAAGGCCTCGGAAGTGGCGTTCATGCAGGATTTCCTGGCCGATCCCGGGCGTCTGAAAACCGCTCTGCAGGGCATCGGCCTGTTCGCGCCGCTGGAAGATGCGTTTGCGCGGGTGGTTAAGTGA